A single Natranaerobius thermophilus JW/NM-WN-LF DNA region contains:
- a CDS encoding prolyl oligopeptidase family serine peptidase, with translation MSSKNSRIVVEDFHGTKVYDPYRWLEDEKAPEVKEWREREQEQTKNFLEGDLKTKVKQRLEKLYSFPQLYIPVKKGQRYFYQYHDGLQNQPVLYFREANEDKEKLLVDPNKFSDDGTTAITVFFPSDDGKLLAYSLSRKGSDWQEIYIINVETGEKYPETIQYCRFTNVAWSKDNLGFYYSRFPNPEGVAEEDQNKYNKVYYHKIGRDQSNDELIYEDNHDKELVFNPFLTHDGEYICLFVRKGTDPRNGFYIKKADSEDNFTKLFPQGEAMYKPMGIIGNTFYFLSDKQAPKGKIIAVDLNNQTQKTVIAETDKIISDAAVINNHLVLVYQDHGSHLVNIFNLDGVKVDQITLADYASISGLSGQPNDPEMFIAYNTLLRPTTILRYTFDGESEIYKTPEISYELRDFESKQIFYESKDGTQVPMFLIYKKGLELNGNNPALIFGYGGFKISMNPRFSPANIKWIEEGGIFAIACIRGGNEYGEDWHRQGMLLNKQNVFDDFIAAGEWLIDNNYTRKDKLAITGRSNGGLLVAACMTQRPDLYGAVVCGVPVIDMLRFHKFTIGRYWIPEYGDPDNDPQAFENLYSYSPLHNISKGEVYPHTLVLTADTDDRVVPAHALKFVRALKDNAKNNQDIFLRMEKKAGHGLGKPIGKRIEEDADWLSFLLKVL, from the coding sequence ATGTCTTCTAAAAATTCTCGGATTGTAGTGGAAGATTTTCATGGTACTAAGGTATATGATCCCTACAGGTGGCTAGAGGATGAGAAAGCCCCTGAGGTTAAAGAGTGGAGGGAAAGAGAACAGGAACAGACCAAAAATTTTTTAGAAGGTGATTTAAAAACTAAAGTTAAACAACGGTTAGAAAAACTGTACAGTTTTCCACAACTATATATTCCTGTAAAAAAAGGACAGCGCTATTTTTATCAATATCATGATGGCTTGCAAAATCAGCCGGTCTTGTATTTTAGAGAAGCAAATGAGGATAAAGAAAAGCTATTGGTAGACCCCAATAAATTTAGTGATGACGGTACTACAGCTATAACAGTTTTTTTCCCTAGTGATGACGGTAAATTACTAGCTTATTCTCTATCACGAAAAGGAAGTGACTGGCAGGAAATATATATAATAAATGTAGAAACTGGAGAAAAATATCCTGAAACTATCCAATATTGCAGATTCACTAATGTAGCATGGTCCAAAGATAATCTGGGTTTTTATTATAGTAGATTTCCAAACCCTGAAGGGGTTGCAGAAGAAGATCAAAATAAATACAACAAAGTCTATTACCATAAAATTGGCAGAGACCAGTCTAATGATGAGTTAATTTATGAAGACAATCATGACAAAGAACTGGTATTTAATCCTTTTCTCACTCATGACGGCGAATATATATGCTTGTTCGTCCGCAAAGGAACAGATCCTCGAAATGGTTTTTATATAAAAAAAGCTGATTCTGAAGATAACTTTACAAAGTTATTCCCTCAAGGTGAAGCAATGTATAAGCCTATGGGGATAATTGGGAACACTTTTTATTTTTTAAGTGATAAACAAGCACCTAAAGGAAAGATTATAGCTGTTGATTTAAACAACCAAACCCAGAAAACTGTAATCGCAGAAACAGATAAAATAATCTCCGATGCGGCTGTAATTAACAATCATCTAGTTTTAGTTTATCAGGATCATGGAAGCCATCTCGTAAATATTTTCAATTTAGACGGAGTTAAAGTTGATCAGATAACATTAGCTGATTATGCTTCAATTTCTGGGTTGTCGGGGCAGCCTAATGACCCGGAAATGTTTATCGCATATAATACATTATTGCGTCCTACGACTATTTTGAGATATACTTTTGATGGTGAATCGGAAATTTATAAAACTCCAGAAATCTCCTATGAGCTAAGGGATTTTGAAAGTAAGCAAATATTTTATGAGTCGAAAGATGGAACTCAAGTTCCAATGTTTTTGATATATAAAAAAGGATTGGAATTGAATGGTAATAATCCGGCCTTGATATTTGGCTACGGTGGTTTTAAGATAAGCATGAACCCTAGATTTTCGCCCGCTAATATAAAATGGATCGAAGAGGGTGGAATATTTGCTATAGCTTGTATTAGGGGTGGAAATGAATATGGAGAAGACTGGCACAGACAGGGAATGCTATTGAATAAACAAAATGTATTTGACGACTTTATAGCTGCTGGGGAATGGTTGATTGACAATAATTATACCCGCAAAGACAAACTAGCTATTACAGGTCGCAGTAATGGTGGCTTATTAGTAGCTGCATGTATGACCCAACGACCAGATTTATACGGTGCAGTAGTTTGTGGGGTACCAGTTATTGATATGCTGCGATTCCATAAGTTTACCATTGGACGCTACTGGATCCCTGAATACGGTGATCCTGATAATGATCCTCAGGCTTTTGAAAATTTATATAGTTATTCACCTCTCCATAATATATCTAAGGGTGAAGTTTATCCACATACCCTTGTTTTAACTGCTGATACTGATGATAGAGTTGTCCCAGCTCATGCTTTAAAATTTGTTCGGGCACTTAAGGATAATGCAAAGAATAATCAGGATATTTTCCTAAGAATGGAGAAAAAAGCTGGTCATGGATTAGGGAAACCTATAGGAAAAAGAATTGAAGAAGATGCTGACTGGTTAAGCTTTTTATTAAAAGTTCTTTAA
- a CDS encoding encapsulin-associated ferritin-like protein, producing the protein MNNYHEPMNLLDENTRNITRAINSLKEEVEAVDWYNQRIAATNDAALKEILIHNRDEEIEHACMTIEWLRRNMDKWDEELRNHLFTDIPIAEAEKRGNLDHGTDKNDHPNGLTIGDMK; encoded by the coding sequence TTGAATAATTATCATGAACCTATGAACTTGCTTGATGAAAACACCAGAAATATCACCAGGGCAATTAATAGCTTAAAGGAAGAGGTAGAAGCTGTTGACTGGTATAATCAGAGAATAGCAGCTACTAACGATGCGGCACTTAAGGAAATTTTGATCCACAACAGAGATGAAGAAATTGAACACGCTTGCATGACTATTGAATGGTTAAGACGTAATATGGATAAATGGGATGAAGAATTAAGAAATCACTTATTTACTGATATACCCATAGCGGAAGCTGAAAAACGAGGTAATTTAGACCATGGAACCGATAAAAATGATCATCCTAATGGTCTAACAATCGGAGATATGAAGTAA
- a CDS encoding family 1 encapsulin nanocompartment shell protein: MNLFKEQLAPLTNAAWNEINDRAAQVIKSNLSTRKVFKINGPKGLDYPAVSEGRLSEIFHGHQQGEVKAGLHQVKPLMETRITFKLDRWELDNIERGAQDIDLEPLEDAARKIALFEENAIYNGHNDGQIPGLKTVLTQDLIPLGNTGSEIMESITRGIITLRKAYISQNMTLIVGEEAWRKINKEMSGEPLIERIHELTGSKVVISPIVDGAYLVPYDHDDLELTIGLDFSIGYEHHDEHHVQLFITESFTFRVLDPDTIVKFTL; the protein is encoded by the coding sequence ATGAATTTATTTAAAGAACAACTAGCGCCATTAACCAACGCCGCCTGGAATGAAATTAATGACCGAGCTGCTCAAGTAATTAAATCCAATTTATCCACCAGAAAAGTGTTTAAAATTAATGGTCCTAAAGGTTTAGATTACCCAGCTGTTTCTGAAGGAAGGTTAAGTGAAATTTTTCATGGACATCAACAAGGTGAGGTCAAAGCTGGACTACATCAAGTCAAACCCCTTATGGAAACAAGAATCACTTTTAAACTCGATCGGTGGGAACTTGACAATATTGAAAGAGGTGCACAAGATATTGACCTAGAACCTCTAGAAGATGCAGCGAGAAAGATCGCCCTTTTTGAAGAAAACGCCATCTACAATGGGCATAACGATGGTCAAATTCCAGGTCTAAAAACTGTCTTAACTCAGGATTTGATTCCTCTTGGTAACACAGGTAGTGAAATCATGGAGTCCATTACTAGAGGGATAATAACCTTGAGAAAAGCTTACATCTCTCAAAACATGACATTGATAGTTGGAGAGGAAGCCTGGAGAAAAATTAATAAAGAAATGTCAGGAGAGCCATTAATAGAAAGAATTCATGAATTAACGGGCTCTAAAGTAGTTATCAGTCCAATTGTTGACGGTGCATACCTTGTACCTTATGACCATGATGATCTGGAACTGACAATTGGCCTGGACTTCTCTATTGGATATGAACATCATGATGAACACCATGTTCAGCTATTTATTACTGAGTCCTTTACATTCAGAGTCCTTGATCCAGATACAATCGTAAAATTTACATTATAA
- the dut gene encoding dUTP diphosphatase produces the protein MKIKISAKDEHMPKYQNPGDVGADLKSAEEETIIIPAGENKLIKTGVKIELPQDIMATVHPRSGLAKKGIIAITGIIDIGFRGEIKVNLANLSTNHVEINPGDRIAQMVFNPVVKPEFVQVDKLSETKRGEEGFGSTGLS, from the coding sequence ATGAAAATTAAAATATCTGCCAAGGATGAACACATGCCGAAATATCAAAATCCTGGTGATGTAGGAGCAGATCTCAAAAGCGCAGAAGAAGAAACCATTATAATTCCAGCGGGAGAAAATAAACTTATTAAAACTGGAGTCAAAATAGAGTTACCACAAGATATCATGGCTACAGTTCATCCCCGAAGCGGACTAGCTAAAAAAGGTATTATAGCCATAACGGGAATTATAGATATAGGTTTTAGAGGGGAAATAAAAGTAAACTTGGCTAACTTAAGTACCAATCATGTAGAAATCAATCCAGGAGATCGAATAGCTCAAATGGTATTCAATCCAGTTGTAAAACCAGAGTTTGTTCAAGTGGACAAGCTATCTGAAACAAAGCGGGGAGAAGAAGGTTTTGGAAGTACTGGCCTGAGTTAA
- a CDS encoding YggT family protein yields MLLFVAFRILYFLFLFRIIFSFIGGNFSPDSTVYQIGEAIYQITEPILAPIRSIVPPIGGTMDISPLIALFIIRIIQGLLIGTL; encoded by the coding sequence ATGTTATTATTTGTTGCTTTTAGAATATTGTATTTCTTATTTCTGTTTAGAATTATTTTTTCTTTTATTGGAGGAAATTTTTCACCGGATTCCACAGTTTATCAAATAGGAGAAGCAATTTATCAAATTACAGAGCCAATTTTAGCACCAATTCGTAGTATTGTACCTCCTATTGGCGGGACAATGGATATATCTCCCTTAATTGCACTATTCATTATACGAATTATCCAAGGTCTATTGATCGGAACACTTTAA
- a CDS encoding DUF3892 domain-containing protein, which translates to MPYWIARVRRDEQGNVKKVMLNDGRIIDTDSAIEMAELGQIADVNTGKTKDGKKTLRSDPDGTTENNLDNLPEF; encoded by the coding sequence TTGCCGTATTGGATAGCAAGAGTCAGAAGAGATGAACAGGGGAATGTTAAAAAAGTCATGTTAAATGACGGACGAATCATAGATACAGATAGTGCGATAGAAATGGCAGAACTAGGTCAAATCGCAGATGTTAACACTGGTAAAACTAAAGACGGTAAAAAGACTCTTCGGTCAGACCCTGATGGGACTACCGAGAATAATTTAGATAATTTACCTGAGTTTTAA
- a CDS encoding alanine/glycine:cation symporter family protein, producing MYGLFELKNIDIHTFNLILNEIVWGLPFIIVFVGTGLYLTVKLNFFQFTHFMTSWKETILREFLGRGDRKTTGNISGFQAISSAMAATLGIGNIAGVATALHLGGPGAIFWMWVTAFVGMATKFGEATLSVKYRQKVGQEIFGGVMYYIQKGLGRRWLWLAALYALFAGIATLGTGNMVQSNTVAHALLEDFGIPKLVTGVVSAVVLGMVILGGIKRIAQVAAILVPLMTVIYILGALIILYLNYTEIPGALYDIFYYAFNPYSAVSGFAGLGVIQTIKFGVARGIFLNEAGLGAGSIVHAQASNTPTRQGMWGVWEVFVDTMIVGTMTALVILVSGALETGKTGVVLTATAFDKGLPGPGGYFITIAIMVFACTTMITWSFYGEKSWEYLFGSRIKVPYRLIFIVLIVFGAIGTLEDVWIFADTMNGLMALPNLIALNALAKVVQRQKNKYLKGIER from the coding sequence ATGTATGGACTATTTGAATTAAAAAATATCGATATTCATACTTTCAATTTAATTTTAAATGAAATAGTTTGGGGACTTCCATTTATCATAGTATTTGTTGGGACAGGGCTTTACTTGACGGTAAAATTAAATTTCTTCCAGTTCACTCATTTTATGACTTCTTGGAAGGAAACAATACTAAGAGAATTTCTTGGTAGAGGTGACCGCAAAACCACTGGTAACATTTCAGGTTTTCAAGCTATAAGTTCTGCCATGGCAGCCACTCTAGGCATAGGTAATATAGCAGGTGTGGCCACAGCTTTACACCTTGGAGGACCAGGGGCTATTTTTTGGATGTGGGTAACCGCCTTTGTGGGAATGGCTACTAAATTTGGAGAAGCCACCTTAAGCGTTAAATACCGACAAAAAGTAGGTCAAGAAATTTTTGGGGGAGTTATGTATTATATCCAAAAGGGTCTAGGGCGACGATGGCTTTGGCTTGCTGCACTATATGCCCTGTTTGCTGGAATTGCTACTTTGGGTACAGGGAATATGGTTCAATCAAATACGGTTGCCCATGCTTTATTAGAAGATTTTGGCATACCAAAACTGGTAACAGGAGTTGTGTCTGCAGTGGTTTTAGGGATGGTTATCCTGGGAGGCATAAAAAGAATTGCTCAAGTTGCAGCTATTTTAGTACCTTTGATGACTGTTATCTATATTTTAGGGGCTTTAATCATTCTGTATCTTAATTACACAGAAATCCCAGGAGCTTTATATGATATATTCTATTATGCCTTTAATCCCTACTCTGCTGTAAGCGGTTTCGCTGGGCTTGGTGTAATTCAAACAATTAAATTTGGGGTTGCTCGAGGAATATTTTTAAATGAAGCAGGTTTGGGGGCAGGTTCCATAGTTCATGCACAAGCCAGTAATACTCCCACCAGGCAAGGAATGTGGGGAGTATGGGAAGTTTTTGTGGATACCATGATAGTTGGTACAATGACAGCCCTGGTAATTTTAGTTTCCGGAGCTTTAGAGACTGGTAAAACTGGAGTGGTCTTAACAGCTACTGCCTTTGATAAAGGTTTACCTGGGCCCGGAGGATATTTTATAACTATTGCTATAATGGTGTTTGCCTGTACTACAATGATTACTTGGTCTTTCTATGGTGAGAAGAGTTGGGAATACTTATTTGGGAGTAGAATCAAGGTACCTTATCGACTCATTTTTATAGTTTTAATTGTATTTGGCGCCATAGGGACTCTAGAGGATGTTTGGATTTTTGCAGATACTATGAATGGGTTAATGGCACTACCCAACTTGATTGCATTAAATGCTTTAGCAAAAGTTGTTCAACGACAAAAAAATAAATATCTAAAAGGGATTGAGAGATAA
- a CDS encoding GGDEF domain-containing response regulator has translation MGILIVDNNNDSQYMLERLLNKAGYTDLHFANSANETFKKLGIDKYDGQAQIKYTDLDLILLDIMMPDIDGIEVCKRINDSSHVSDIPVIIVTALNDSGFLERAFQAGAIDFITKPVKRLELLARVGSAIKLSKEKRMRIVREQELEKTLKLLEETNKKFEKLATIDELTQLANRRLFDETMRGEWRRANRNGYNLSIILLDIDYFKNFNDAYGHQAGDECLKAIAKKLKFLMMRPGDFAARYGGEEFAVILPETDLRGAHSVAEKIRQGIEELKIPHCDSKVAQYVTVSLGVASADLKNCQGGRDQATDDEIKILIEHADEALYKAKDNGRNTIALMQP, from the coding sequence ATGGGAATTTTAATAGTTGACAATAATAATGATAGCCAATATATGCTAGAAAGATTATTAAATAAAGCCGGATATACTGATCTGCATTTCGCGAATTCAGCTAATGAAACTTTCAAGAAACTTGGGATTGACAAGTATGATGGACAAGCTCAAATCAAATATACCGATCTTGATTTAATTCTACTAGATATCATGATGCCTGATATTGATGGTATTGAAGTGTGTAAAAGAATTAATGATTCATCTCATGTTTCAGATATTCCTGTAATCATAGTGACTGCACTAAATGATTCGGGTTTTTTGGAAAGGGCATTTCAAGCTGGTGCTATAGACTTTATCACAAAACCTGTTAAACGCCTAGAACTTTTAGCTAGAGTAGGTTCTGCGATCAAACTAAGCAAGGAGAAACGGATGCGTATTGTAAGGGAACAAGAATTAGAAAAAACATTGAAGTTATTAGAAGAAACTAATAAAAAATTTGAAAAACTGGCAACCATAGACGAACTCACTCAATTAGCCAATAGAAGATTATTTGACGAAACCATGCGAGGTGAATGGCGAAGGGCTAACAGAAATGGTTATAATCTTTCTATAATTCTGCTGGATATTGATTACTTTAAGAATTTTAATGATGCTTATGGGCATCAAGCGGGAGACGAGTGTTTAAAAGCTATTGCAAAAAAATTAAAATTTTTAATGATGCGTCCTGGTGATTTTGCAGCTAGATATGGTGGTGAGGAATTTGCTGTAATTCTTCCAGAAACTGATTTAAGGGGGGCTCACAGTGTTGCCGAAAAAATCAGGCAAGGGATAGAAGAGTTAAAGATACCTCACTGTGATTCAAAAGTAGCACAATATGTGACAGTTAGTCTAGGTGTGGCATCTGCGGATTTAAAAAATTGCCAAGGTGGACGTGATCAAGCAACTGATGATGAAATTAAAATCCTGATTGAACATGCGGATGAAGCTTTATATAAAGCCAAAGATAATGGGAGAAATACAATAGCCCTTATGCAACCTTAA
- the gshAB gene encoding bifunctional glutamate--cysteine ligase GshA/glutathione synthetase GshB codes for MNIKNNEVLTLIRKSDINPLSFEGNFGLEKENLRVDEQGNLALSPHPKEFGDKLRNPYIKTDFSESQIELITPVCKSIEEAYEFLGELQDFVSVRLTGEYLWPQSNLPKLPEEEQIPIARYGKEGYKERKYRERLAKKYGKKLQLLSGVHFNFSLKEEFLNKLYARLEHNKSYQEFKNDIYLKITKYLLKYRWLLIYLTGASPTLKTADNLGCYCKDFRSLRNSSCGYSNNEELYISYETIEDYVASLQASIDQGKIQNINEFYSPVRIKGRGKGTLEELLKQGIQYLELRLFDLNPFDKNGISKEDLYFTRLLITYLLVKADFTFGTMEQKMANTNHEQATLAERPENIGVFDELGQWENLQEEATKIINELEELIEVLGGETEYFSYVINTAREKVLKPEKTYALRIIEGVKQSSYVQFHIDLAKKHLEESKKK; via the coding sequence ATGAACATAAAAAACAATGAAGTATTAACATTGATCCGGAAGTCAGATATAAACCCTCTGAGTTTTGAAGGAAATTTCGGATTAGAAAAGGAGAATTTAAGAGTTGATGAACAAGGCAACCTGGCATTATCTCCTCATCCCAAGGAATTTGGTGATAAATTACGCAATCCTTATATAAAAACCGATTTTTCAGAAAGCCAGATAGAGCTTATCACTCCAGTTTGTAAAAGTATAGAAGAAGCATACGAGTTTCTAGGTGAACTTCAGGACTTTGTTTCGGTGAGATTAACCGGAGAATATTTATGGCCTCAAAGCAATCTGCCTAAATTGCCAGAAGAAGAACAAATACCTATCGCAAGATATGGCAAGGAAGGTTATAAAGAAAGAAAATATAGAGAAAGATTAGCCAAAAAATACGGTAAAAAACTGCAATTACTATCCGGAGTTCACTTTAATTTCTCCCTTAAAGAAGAATTTTTAAATAAGTTGTATGCTAGGTTAGAACACAATAAATCTTATCAGGAATTCAAAAATGATATTTATCTAAAAATCACAAAGTATTTATTGAAATACAGATGGCTGTTGATCTATCTAACAGGAGCCAGTCCAACTCTTAAAACTGCTGATAATTTAGGTTGCTATTGCAAAGATTTTCGTTCTCTGAGAAATAGTAGCTGCGGTTATAGTAATAATGAGGAACTTTATATCAGTTATGAAACGATCGAAGATTACGTTGCTAGCCTGCAGGCTTCCATTGATCAAGGTAAAATTCAAAACATTAATGAATTCTATTCACCAGTCAGGATTAAAGGAAGAGGGAAAGGAACATTAGAAGAGCTGTTGAAGCAAGGAATTCAATATCTGGAATTGAGGCTCTTTGATTTGAATCCTTTCGACAAAAACGGAATTTCAAAAGAAGACCTTTATTTTACAAGACTATTGATTACCTATCTGCTTGTAAAAGCAGATTTCACCTTTGGAACCATGGAACAGAAAATGGCTAATACAAATCATGAACAAGCAACTTTAGCTGAAAGACCTGAAAATATTGGCGTTTTTGATGAGTTAGGTCAGTGGGAAAATTTGCAGGAAGAAGCCACAAAAATTATAAATGAACTTGAAGAATTAATTGAAGTGCTTGGGGGTGAAACTGAGTATTTTTCTTATGTAATCAATACGGCTAGAGAAAAAGTGCTAAAACCAGAAAAAACCTATGCCCTTAGGATTATTGAAGGAGTTAAACAAAGCTCCTATGTGCAGTTTCATATTGACCTGGCAAAAAAGCATCTTGAAGAGAGCAAGAAAAAGTAA
- a CDS encoding DUF2321 domain-containing protein: MFRSWYDVAEICMNGHVTNSSVNKNSQHCQDYCEKCGEKTIRECQDCSTPIRGKLHVEGGFGSTHYYAPSYCHKCGNPFPWTEATLKAAKELAQEVEEFSQEDIDIFTASLDDLIVDNPHTKVAAVKFKKILSKAQQPMKDAIYQLLIDTVSETARKIVWPDI, from the coding sequence GTGTTTAGAAGCTGGTACGATGTAGCTGAAATATGTATGAATGGCCATGTCACAAATTCAAGCGTAAATAAGAACTCTCAACATTGTCAGGATTACTGTGAAAAATGTGGAGAAAAAACAATTAGAGAATGCCAGGATTGTTCTACACCTATAAGAGGAAAACTTCATGTCGAAGGAGGATTTGGATCTACTCACTATTATGCCCCAAGTTATTGTCACAAATGTGGAAATCCATTTCCTTGGACTGAAGCAACTCTAAAAGCCGCAAAAGAATTGGCTCAAGAAGTAGAAGAATTTAGTCAAGAAGATATTGATATTTTTACTGCTAGCTTAGATGATCTCATAGTAGATAATCCTCATACAAAGGTAGCGGCAGTTAAATTTAAAAAGATCCTGTCTAAAGCTCAACAGCCAATGAAAGATGCTATTTACCAGTTACTTATTGACACTGTAAGCGAAACAGCGAGAAAAATTGTCTGGCCAGATATATAG
- a CDS encoding IS3 family transposase (programmed frameshift), protein MSNKRYNEDFKRTIVDLYNSGSSVKDLSSEYGVTEVTIYKWIKDFSPNQQSGSEGATSKDVEEMQKEMARLKEENEILKKGYDHIRQKVDNTELTEFIKEQKDEHTIKAICDALDFPRSTYYETINRVESNRDKENRELLDQITQIHKNSKKRYGAPKIHAVLINKGYKVSLKRVQRLMRKEGIKSIVRKKYRPYPSREKVVERENLLKQDFSTTFVNQKWVTDITYIDTVKDGWCYLASVMDLHTHKIVGYSFSKTMTTDLVIKAVKNAYDTQKPGNGLILHSDLGTQYTSDDFKRFLRYKGIKQSFSRKGCPYDNAHIESFHATLKKEEVNHVKYLDFKSAEIALFRFIESWYNRTRIHGSLEFLTPQHVEDLAKQSA, encoded by the exons ATGAGTAATAAGAGATATAATGAAGACTTCAAAAGAACAATTGTAGATTTATATAATTCAGGTAGTTCTGTGAAGGATTTGTCTAGCGAATATGGTGTGACAGAGGTTACTATTTATAAATGGATCAAAGATTTCTCTCCAAACCAACAATCTGGCAGTGAGGGAGCCACTTCAAAAGATGTGGAAGAAATGCAAAAAGAAATGGCTCGCTTGAAAGAGGAGAATGAAATCTTAAAAAAGG GCTATGACCATATTCGCCAAAAAGTAGACAATACAGAGCTTACTGAATTTATAAAAGAACAAAAGGACGAGCATACTATCAAAGCTATTTGTGATGCTCTAGACTTTCCGAGAAGTACTTATTACGAAACAATAAATCGAGTTGAATCTAATCGTGACAAAGAAAACAGAGAACTATTAGATCAAATAACTCAAATTCATAAAAACAGTAAAAAGCGATATGGTGCACCAAAGATCCACGCTGTGCTAATCAATAAAGGATACAAAGTCAGCTTAAAAAGAGTCCAACGATTAATGAGAAAAGAGGGTATCAAATCAATTGTCAGGAAAAAATATCGGCCTTATCCTAGTAGAGAAAAAGTAGTCGAACGAGAGAATCTCCTAAAACAAGACTTTTCAACTACATTTGTCAATCAAAAGTGGGTTACTGATATTACATACATTGATACTGTTAAAGACGGCTGGTGCTACTTAGCCTCTGTAATGGATTTACACACCCATAAAATTGTTGGATACTCTTTTAGCAAGACCATGACAACAGATTTAGTTATTAAAGCTGTTAAAAATGCTTATGATACACAGAAACCTGGCAATGGACTTATTCTACATAGTGATCTAGGTACCCAGTACACTAGCGATGACTTTAAGCGTTTTTTAAGGTACAAAGGGATCAAGCAATCATTTAGCAGAAAAGGCTGCCCTTATGACAATGCACATATCGAATCATTTCATGCTACTTTGAAAAAGGAAGAAGTTAACCATGTTAAGTACTTAGACTTCAAATCGGCTGAAATTGCTCTATTTAGGTTCATTGAGAGCTGGTACAACAGAACAAGAATCCATGGAAGTTTGGAGTTTTTAACTCCTCAACATGTTGAGGATCTAGCAAAGCAATCTGCTTAA
- a CDS encoding AAA family ATPase, translated as MSKTSETILNAPIEKRIKYFEDYTTSHATLIDVYQKLELTINYPSNIPLVFMIGPTGVGKTTLRHKIEGEILKEESSNMENDPGIIPILGVEAIASDQGGFDWKDFYYRGLVELEEPLVDYKTDVTHGKESKKLNTNLNSKSNKATYRRAFEKALHYRQVKVLIIDEAQHLTKLGSGRKLIDQLDTIKSLANKTHALPVLIGTYELLHFLNLNGQLSRRSQIIHFHRYLAYDENQKYLFIKAIKSFQNKLPLERTPNLEDKFELLYKYSLGCIGVLKNWLTRALIKAINNNDNTITAEILEKTALTIAQCEQIAAEIIEGEKQIIQYNNDSGKLEEMLGLNIEKVESENEQESQQNQNVKGNKKPGERSPGRDTVGRDNFDL; from the coding sequence ATGTCTAAAACTTCCGAAACGATACTAAATGCTCCTATTGAGAAAAGAATAAAGTATTTTGAAGACTATACCACTTCACATGCCACACTAATTGATGTTTATCAAAAATTAGAACTGACAATTAATTACCCATCAAATATTCCATTAGTTTTCATGATAGGCCCAACAGGAGTAGGTAAAACAACACTGCGCCACAAAATTGAAGGTGAAATACTAAAGGAAGAATCTTCAAATATGGAAAATGACCCAGGCATTATACCAATTTTAGGAGTTGAAGCAATAGCATCAGACCAAGGTGGGTTTGATTGGAAGGACTTTTATTATAGAGGATTAGTAGAATTAGAGGAGCCACTTGTTGATTATAAAACAGATGTTACTCATGGAAAAGAATCTAAAAAATTAAATACTAATTTGAATAGTAAATCAAACAAGGCAACGTATAGGAGAGCATTTGAAAAGGCGCTCCATTATCGTCAAGTCAAAGTGCTTATCATTGATGAAGCACAACACCTTACAAAACTCGGTAGTGGTAGGAAGTTAATAGATCAGTTAGATACAATTAAGTCTTTAGCTAATAAAACGCATGCATTACCTGTTTTAATTGGTACTTATGAACTTTTACATTTTCTAAACTTAAATGGACAACTTAGTAGGCGAAGTCAAATTATTCATTTTCATAGATATTTAGCTTATGATGAAAACCAGAAGTATTTATTCATAAAGGCAATTAAATCTTTTCAAAACAAACTACCTCTAGAAAGAACTCCAAATCTAGAGGACAAATTTGAATTATTGTATAAGTACAGTCTTGGGTGTATAGGAGTTTTAAAAAACTGGTTAACCAGGGCGTTAATTAAAGCCATTAATAACAATGATAATACAATAACTGCAGAAATTTTAGAAAAGACTGCTCTTACAATAGCACAATGTGAGCAAATTGCAGCCGAAATAATTGAAGGTGAAAAACAAATAATACAATATAATAATGATAGTGGGAAATTAGAAGAAATGTTAGGGCTAAATATTGAGAAAGTGGAATCGGAAAATGAACAGGAAAGTCAACAAAACCAAAATGTAAAAGGTAATAAAAAACCAGGGGAAAGGTCACCAGGTCGTGATACGGTTGGAAGAGATAACTTTGATTTATAA